Genomic window (Bradyrhizobium sp. 186):
TCGTGGCGCCGCCGGAGCAGAAGCTGGAGCCGACACCGGCCAAGCCCGAGCCGGCGAAGATCGTGCCGATCGAAAGGCCCATGCCTGCGAAGCCGAAGGTGATTCGACGCGAGGCCAAGAAGCCGTCGGAGGCGACGCCAGCGCCGCGCACCAGCGCGCCGCCGCGCGCCGAGCGCGAGGCACGGATGGCATCGGCAGTGAGCGCAGGCGCGGTGGCTTCAGTGATCGCATCCTACAATCAACGCGTCCGCGCGCATCTGATGCGCTTCCACCAATATCCGTCCGGTGGCGGCGGTCAGCGCGGTGTTGCCAGGCTCAGCTTTACGCTGAGCCGGAGCGGGCAGGTCACATCGAGCCGTCTCGGCGGATCGTCGGGCGTTGCCGCCTTCGATGCCCAGGCGATGTCGATGATCCGCCAGGCGCAGCCCTTTCCGCCGATCCCGGCTGAGATCAAGAACGGATCGATGGGCTTTGCGATCCCGGTGGAGTTTACGGTGAGATAGAGCGGACCTCCACATCCTCCGCCGTCGTCCCGGACAAGCGTAAGCGCAGATCCGGGACCCATAACCACAGGATCGAGTTTTGGCGAAGATTCGTCACCACCATCTCGTGCCACGACTCCGTCCTGTGGTTATGGGTCCCGGCCTTCGCCGGGACGACGGCGGATTTTGTGGCTCGTGAGGAGAGACCGATGCCTTACTTCGCCTTCAGAAAATCGGCGACTTCGAGCAACATGAACTCGTCGTCGTCGGCCTTGTTGGGATCGCGGCTGGACGAGAATGGCAGATTGTTGTCGTTGCCGACGATGATGTGGGTCTCGTCGACGCGATCGACGTTCTCGATGGTGAAGAATGGGAAGGTGTAGACGCCGTCATTGAGCGGCTTCTTCGCCTTCTTGTCGGGGTCCTTGATCTTCAACAGGTCGATATAGCCGATCTTGCGCACGGGCTTGCCGACATTGGCGTCCGACAGCTCGATCTTGTAGACGCGCTTGAACTTGGCGATATCCGGGAAGCAGTTTTCGCCGCGCGTGCCCTGCGGGCAGGCTTTGTCGGGCGTGCCTTCGCCATTGTCGCGCTCGATGATGAGGCCGCTCGCCGGGTCGATCATGTTGAAGTCGCCGATGGCGTTGCCGTTCTGCTCGAACACGTATTGCCAGTAGCGGCCGGTGAATTTTTCCGCGGCGACGTCGAATTCGAGGATGCGGGAGGCTTCCCTGCCGTCGACTTTCTCCCAGTCCTTCTTGTCGGCATCCCACAGCGGGCCCTCGAGCAGGCCGTAGAGGAATTTGCCGTCCTTCGAGGAGGCAAAGCCTTCATAACCCTTGGAGCGGCGGAGATTGACGTTGGTGTAGGTCGCACCCGGCGCGCCCGGCGTCGCCACCGCCCAGTGATCGGGCGAGCGCACCGGCTTGCCGTCGGCGACCGTCTCGAACAGCCCAAGGATCTTGCCGGTCTTGTCGGCCTTCAGGATGTAGGGACCGAACTCGTCGCCGATCCAGAAGACGTCGCCGACGATCTGGAAACCCTCGGTGTCGAAATCGGAGCCCGTGAGGTAACGCTTCTGCGTATCTTCATGGACGATGCGGAACGGCACCTTCTTGTCGGGATCGTGCAGGAAGACGGTCTCCTGACGCTCGATCTTGCCGCTCGCCCAATCCATCTTGTAGCGGTTGAGATACAGCATCGAGTCCGGCGAGTTGGCGCGCGCGCCCATGCCGTTGTCGGTGATGACCCAGAAGGTGCCGTCGCCCATCGACTTGATGCCGGAATGGCCCTGGAGTGGCTGGCCCTTGAACGGCAGCGATACGCCGGTCGGGCGTTCATAGGATTTGCCCATCACGGTGCCGAGCGCGTCGACGCGCTTGCCTGTGGTGTATTTGCCCGAGGTCTTGAGATCGGCGGGCGCATCCGCCGGCGCGTCGATGAAGGTGGCGGCCGGCATCACCACGTGGCCGGCGAGCTTCGCGGGGAATTCGCCTTCGTTCTGGGCGAGTGCCGTGCTCGCGGTGAGAAGGATCGTTGCGACGGAGGCAAGAAAGGTCGCGCGCATGGGCGTCTCCTGTTAACGGAGCCGTCTTATGCGGACCGCGTGTTGCAGTTTTGTGAAAGCGGGCCAATGGCCGCAGGCGCGGGTTACTCCTTTACCGCGCCGGTGAGGGAGGACACGTAGTAATCCACGAACAGCGAATAGAAAATCGCGACCGGCAGCGAGCCGAGCAGCGAGCCGGCCATCAGCGCGCCCCATTGGTAGACGTCGCCGGTGACGAGCTCGGTCAGGATCGCGACCGGCACGGTCTTGTTGGCGCCGCTCTGGATGAAGGCGAGCGCGTAGATGAACTCGTTCCATGACAGCGTGAAGGAAAAGATGCCGGCCGAGATCAGCCCAGGCACCGCGAGCGGCAGCGTGATCCGCCGCAGGATCTGGAGCCGCGTCGCGCCGTCGACCAGCGCGCATTCCTCGAGCTCGTAGGGGATCGACTTGAAATAGCCGATCAGCAGCCAGGTGCAGAACGGCACCAGGAAGGTCGGATAGACCAGGATCAGCGCAAGCGGGCTGTCGAACAGGCCGAACTGCACCACCACGGTGGCGAGCGGGATGAACAGGATCGACGGCGGCACCAGATAAGCAAGGTAGATGCCCAGCCCGACATAAGGGCTGCCGCGGAAGCGCAGCCGCTCGATGGCGTAGGCAGCTAGCGTGCTGGCGATCAGCGAGAGCGTGGTCGAGCCGATCGCGACGAACATCGTCGTCTTCAGCCAGCGCGGATAGGCGGTGTCGAACAAGAGATGCTTGATATGGGCGAGCGTCGGCGAGGTGATCCAGAAAGGGTTGTGCTCCTTGAAGTTCATCAGCTCCGCGTTCGGCTTGAACGAGGTGATCGCCATCCAGTAGAACGGAAACAGCAGGATCAGCACGAAACAGCCGAGCGGCAGGTAGATCATCATCAGCCGCCGCAGCCCGGAATCCCAGGCCATGGTGTCCGGTGGCGTGTTGGCGACGGCGGCCGGTTGCGCGGCGGTGTCAGTCATTGCTCT
Coding sequences:
- a CDS encoding energy transducer TonB; protein product: MAANAFALHEPLGEREGPRWGASATVIVALHVAAALLAMSWLKSKPELGVSLPAIMVDMAPATSAPQPTLDDVAPGPPMQEADASPPEPMQQQAVEETIAPTPPQQKPEVVAPPEQKLEPTPAKPEPAKIVPIERPMPAKPKVIRREAKKPSEATPAPRTSAPPRAEREARMASAVSAGAVASVIASYNQRVRAHLMRFHQYPSGGGGQRGVARLSFTLSRSGQVTSSRLGGSSGVAAFDAQAMSMIRQAQPFPPIPAEIKNGSMGFAIPVEFTVR
- a CDS encoding esterase-like activity of phytase family protein, which encodes MRATFLASVATILLTASTALAQNEGEFPAKLAGHVVMPAATFIDAPADAPADLKTSGKYTTGKRVDALGTVMGKSYERPTGVSLPFKGQPLQGHSGIKSMGDGTFWVITDNGMGARANSPDSMLYLNRYKMDWASGKIERQETVFLHDPDKKVPFRIVHEDTQKRYLTGSDFDTEGFQIVGDVFWIGDEFGPYILKADKTGKILGLFETVADGKPVRSPDHWAVATPGAPGATYTNVNLRRSKGYEGFASSKDGKFLYGLLEGPLWDADKKDWEKVDGREASRILEFDVAAEKFTGRYWQYVFEQNGNAIGDFNMIDPASGLIIERDNGEGTPDKACPQGTRGENCFPDIAKFKRVYKIELSDANVGKPVRKIGYIDLLKIKDPDKKAKKPLNDGVYTFPFFTIENVDRVDETHIIVGNDNNLPFSSSRDPNKADDDEFMLLEVADFLKAK
- a CDS encoding carbohydrate ABC transporter permease, coding for MTDTAAQPAAVANTPPDTMAWDSGLRRLMMIYLPLGCFVLILLFPFYWMAITSFKPNAELMNFKEHNPFWITSPTLAHIKHLLFDTAYPRWLKTTMFVAIGSTTLSLIASTLAAYAIERLRFRGSPYVGLGIYLAYLVPPSILFIPLATVVVQFGLFDSPLALILVYPTFLVPFCTWLLIGYFKSIPYELEECALVDGATRLQILRRITLPLAVPGLISAGIFSFTLSWNEFIYALAFIQSGANKTVPVAILTELVTGDVYQWGALMAGSLLGSLPVAIFYSLFVDYYVSSLTGAVKE